Proteins encoded within one genomic window of Fusarium musae strain F31 chromosome 4, whole genome shotgun sequence:
- a CDS encoding hypothetical protein (EggNog:ENOG41): protein MASYPEKSIDAQHDETVSPEALASEAKVAAEAEHHMTLWQAIKTYPKAIGWSVLLSTTLIMEGYDLALLGNLYASPVFNEKFGSWNAEKEKYAVSPAWQSGLSNGARAGEIIGLIIAGWTSDRYGYKMTTIGSLVLMIAFVFVLFFAPNIKILVLGEVLCGIPWGAFQSVTPAYASEVAPVVLRPYLTTFINMCWVIGQFFAAAVNKGSVGRGDEWAYRIPFGVQWGNRAAAKKSLLRLTSPQQPNFNADETIAMIEHTNEMEKNLKEGTTYKDCFKGVDLRRTEIVVGIWLVQTLGGQNLMGYFSYFLTQAGMDASNSFSLSMGQYALGMVGTMGSWFLMSRVGRRTIHFSGLCSQLLILIIVGSLSFSKDNSSVWAIGGMLILFTFVYDFTVGPVTYSLISELSSTRLKAKTIVMARAAYNASNIFVNVMTNYQLSSSAWNWGARTAYFWAGTCLLSAIWVFFRLPEPKDRTYAELDVLFEKKVPARKFAKTQIDPYSHSATSEKKLNEKELH, encoded by the exons atgGCTTCTTATCCCGAGAAGAGTATCGACGCTCAGCATGATGAGACCGTAAGCCCTGAGGCTCTCGCTTCAGAGGCCAAAGTCGCCGCCGAGGCTGAGCATCATATGACTCTCTGGCAAGCTATCAAGACGTATCCCAAGGCCATCGGCTGGTCTGTCCTTTTATCCACGACGCTCATCATGGAAGGCTATGATCTTGCTTTACTCGGCAACTTGTACGCTTCTCCTGTGTTTAATGAGAAGTTTGGCTCGTGGaatgctgagaaggagaaatatGCCGTTTCTCCTGCTTGGCAATCTGGTTTATCCAATGGTGCTCGTGCAGGCGAGATCATTGGTCTCATCATCGCGGGTTGGACGTCGGACAGGTACGGCTACAAGATGACGACCATCGGCTCCCTCGTCCTCATGATCGCGTTCGTCTTTGTTCTCTTCTTCGCTCCCAACATCAAGATTCTCGTGCTCGGAGAAGTCCTCTGCG GTATCCCATGGGGCGCGTTCCAGAGCGTTACGCCTGCATATGCATCCGAAGTAGCACCGGTCGTTCTGCGACCTTACCTCACGACTTTTATCAACATGTGCTGGGTAATTGGCCAGTTCTTTGCCGCTGCTGTGAACAAAGGTTCTGTTGGGCGCGGTGATGAGTGGGCTTATCGCATTCCTTTTGGTGTGCAGTGG GGTAACCGAGCTGCGGCCAAGAAGTCGCTTTTGAGACTTACTTCGCCCCAACAACCCAACTTTAACGCCGACGAGACGATTGCTATGATTGAGCATACGaacgagatggagaagaactTGAAGGAGGGAACGACATATAAAGACTGCTTCAAGGGTGTTGATCTTCGCCGAACTGAGATTGTTGTGGGTATCTGGCTTGTGCAGACTCTTGGTGGCCAGAACCTCATGGGTTACTTCTCATACTTCCTTACCCAAGCCGGTATGGATGCAAGCAACTCTTTCTCTCTGTCCATGGGCCAATACGCTCTTGGAATGGTTGGCACCATGGGTTCTTGGTTCTTGATGTCCAGGGTTGGTAGACGCACGATTCACTTCTCAGGTCTATGCTCtcaactcctcatcctcatcatcgtcggctccctctccttctccaaaGACAACTCCTCCGTCTGGGCTATTGGCGGCATGCTCATTCTCTTCACATTCGTCTACGACTTCACCGTTGGCCCCGTCACATACTCCCTCATCTCCGAGCTCTCGTCGACCCGACTCAAAGCCAAGACTATCGTAATGGCTCGCGCCGCCTACAATGCTAGCAACATCTTTGTCAACGTTATGACCAACTATCAGCTTTCATCGTCGGCGTGGAATTGGGGCGCTCGCACTGCCTACTTCTGGGCTGGAACTTGTCTCCTCTCTGCTATCTGGGTGTTCTTTAGACTTCCTGAACCCAAGGACCGTACTTATGCTGAGTTGGATGttctctttgagaagaaggttccTGCGAGGAAGTTTGCCAAGACGCAGATCGACCCTTATTCACACTCCGCTACttctgagaagaagctcaacgagaAGGAGTTGCATTAG
- a CDS encoding hypothetical protein (EggNog:ENOG41~CAZy:GH13): protein MGSIIWDDEHQYIGKQPWWKAASFYQVYPASFKDSNNDGWGDLPGLISKLDYLRDLGIDVVWVSPIFESPQKDMGYDVSDYQKIYEPYGSVEDVDILVKECHARGLKIILDLVVNHTSIEHEWFKESRSSKNNPKRDWYIWKPARYDENGVRYPPTNWRGYFACSTWTWDEHTQEYYLHLYAPDQPDLNWDNDECREAIYENTMRFWLDRGVDGFRIDTVNKYSKRRDFVDAPITDPSSPHQPAPEMWCNGPRIHEFIHEMYEKVLGPYNAVSVGELSNTPNPSQVIPYVSAAAKELDMVFEFSMIRLGNGNGFGDKYIYEPFPLSKLKAFVYKWQSFIEGTDAWATAFCENHDNGRAVDRFGDASTPEWWLKSAKTLAIWQTTLTGTLFLYQGQEIGMTNMPKSWGIEEYKDIESSNFYAEAVALGDEKRVRDTIHGLQIMARDHSRIPFQWDDSPNAGFADASAKPWMRVHDDYRDINVAKQVKDPNSILSFYKAMLRLRKEYQDIFVFGSFKLLDPEDESLFCYVKESVVPVKGRRGEKRKAVVVLNMSREDRLGPDVPTVLGCLHEDVRLMAYTRETAGGLKVGRPMLAGWESRVYVNFELE from the coding sequence ATGGGCTCCATCATCTGGGACGATGAACACCAATACATAGGTAAACAGCCCTGGTGGAAAGCCGCATCCTTCTATCAAGTCTACCCAGCCAGCTTCAAAGACTCCAACAACGACGGCTGGGGCGATTTACCTGGtctcatctccaagctcgaTTATCTGCGCGATCTTGGCATCGACGTCGTATGGGTATCTCCCATTTTCGAGAGTCCCCAGAAAGACATGGGCTACGACGTCTCAGACTATCAAAAAATCTACGAACCCTACGGcagtgttgaagatgtcgatATTCTCGTCAAAGAATGTCATGCGCGAGGTCTCAAGATTATTCTCGACCTTGTTGTGAACCACACGTCGATAGAGCACGAGTGGTTCAAAGAATCGAGATCTTCGAAGAATAATCCCAAGAGGGATTGGTATATCTGGAAACCAGCACGGTATGATGAGAACGGCGTGAGATATCCTCCTACGAACTGGAGGGGATATTTTGCGTGCTCGACGTGGACTTGGGACGAGCACACGCAAGAATACTATCTTCATCTTTATGCGCCTGATCAACCTGATTTGAATTGGGACAATGATGAGTGTCGAGAAGCGATTTACGAAAATACTATGCGCTTTTGGCTTGATCGCGGCGTTGATGGGTTTCGCATTGATACCGTTAACAAATACTCCAAGAGGCGAGACTTTGTCGACGCGCCTATCACGGATCCCTCGTCGCCTCATCAGCCTGCGCCTGAAATGTGGTGCAACGGACCGCGCATTCATGAGTTTATCCATGAAATGTATGAGAAAGTCCTTGGGCCTTATAATGCGGTTTCAGTGGGTGAGCTTTCAAACACGCCTAATCCTTCACAAGTCATTCCCTATGTCTCAGCCGCTGCGAAAGAGTTGGACATGGTGTTTGAGTTCTCCATGATCAGACTTGGTAATGGCAATGGGTTTGGTGACAAGTATATTTACGAACCGTTCCCGTtatcgaagctcaaggcgtTTGTGTATAAGTGGCAGAGCTTTATTGAGGGTACAGACGCGTGGGCGACAGCTTTCTGCGAGAATCACGACAATGGTCGTGCAGTGGATCGCTTCGGTGACGCGTCAACACCAGAATGGTGGTTAAAGTCAGCGAAGACTTTAGCTATCTGGCAAACAACGCTCACGGGCACTTTATTCCTATACCAAGGACAAGAAATTGGCATGACCAACATGCCCAAGTCATGGGGAATTGAAGAATACAAGGATATCGAAAGCAGCAACTTTTACGCTGAAGCCGTCGCGTTAGGAGACGAGAAGCGCGTTAGAGACACCATTCACGGTCTTCAAATCATGGCGCGTGATCACTCGCGTATTCCCTTCCAATGGGACGATTCACCCAACGCTGGCTTTGCCGACGCGTCTGCGAAGCCATGGATGAGAGTCCACGATGACTATCGCGATATCAACGTCGCCAAGCAGGTCAAAGACCCAAACTCCATTCTCAGTTTCTACAAAGCCATGCTGCGCCTTCGAAAAGAATATCAAGATATCTTTGTATTTGGTTCTTTCAAACTTCTAGATCCTGAAGATGAATCGCTGTTTTGTTACGTGAAAGAGAGTGTTGTACCTGTTAAGGGACGACGGggtgagaagaggaaggctGTTGTTGTGTTGAATATGAGTCGAGAGGATAGACTTGGCCCAGATGTTCCTACTGTCTTGGGATGCTTGCATGAGGATGTGAGGTTGATGGCATATACGAGGGAGACTGCGGGCGGATTGAAAGTGGGACGGCCGATGCTTGCGGGCTGGGAGAGTCGGGTTTATGTTAACTTTGAGCTGGAATAG